The following nucleotide sequence is from Chromobacterium rhizoryzae.
ATGATCAAGAAGGAATCGGTGCAGCAGCGCCTCAACCGCGAAGACCAGGGCATTTCCTTCACCGAGTTCTCCTACAGCCTGTTGCAAGGCTATGACTTCTCCGAGCTGAACCGTCGCTTCGGCTGCAAGCTGCAGATCGGCGGCTCCGACCAGTGGGGCAACATCACCGCCGGCATCGACCTCACCCGCCGCCTGCAACAGCAACAGGTCTTCGGCTTGACCGTGCCCCTGGTGACCAAGTCCGACGGCACCAAGTTCGGCAAGACCGAATCCGGCGCCATCTGGCTGGACGCCAAGAAGACCTCGCCTTACGCCTTCTACCAGTTCTGGCTGGGCACCGCCGACGCCGACGTGTACAAATTCCTGCGCTACTTCACCTTCCTGTCGCTGGAAGAAATCGCCGCGCTTGAGGCCGCCGACCAGGCGCGTGACGGCAAGCCGGAAGCCCAGCGCATCCTGGGCGAGCAGATGACAACCATGGTGCACGGCGCGGCCGCCCTGGAGGCGGCGCAGCGCATCACCCAAAGCCTGTTCAACAACGATCTGAGCAGCCTCACCGCCGACGACTTCGCCCAACTGGCGCAAGACGGCCTGCCCAGCATCCAGCTGGAACGCGACGCCGACAGCCTGATCGACGCGCTGGCCGCCGGCGGCCTGGCCAAATCCAAGAGCGAGGCGCGCACCTTCATCCAGAGCGGCGCGGTCAGCGTCAACGGCGACAAGGCCGACAGCCTGGAGCAGCGCTTCGGCGACGCCGAACGCCTGTTTGGCCGCTACACCCTACTCAAGCGCGGCAAGAAGAATTACGCGCTGGTGGAATGGCGCTGAGCGCAACGCGCGCATAAGACCAAGCGGCCGTCACGGCCGCTTTTTTATCGCCCTCGCCTCACTTTCCCACTTCAAAAGCCTCCCCGATCGCGAAAAAAGCGCCGCCGGCGATATAGTGCAAGCTGCGCTTGGCCTCGTCGTCGAAACGCCAATGACCGTCGGCAAACACCTCCGCGTCGGCCTCCGCCGCCACCACTTCTCCGATGAAAAGATCATAGCGCTGCTGGTTCAGCGGCTCGCTGATCACCTTGCACTCCAGATAGGCGATGCAGCCGTCCACGCGCGGTGCGGCCACCTCTTGCGCCGGGATCCGGCTCAGGCCGCTATGCGCGAACTTGTCCACCTGCCTGCCGTCGGCGCCGCCGGCCCGCAACACCGCGGCGGCCTGGGCGCGGCAAGGCAAATTGAGCACAAACTCGCCCGAAGCCTCGATCAACTCCCGGGTATGGGTCGCCTTGTCGATGACCACCGCCACCTTGGGCGGATCGAAATCCAGCGGCATCGCCCAGGCCGCCGCCATCACATTGCTGCGCTCCCCGGCCGCGCTGGACACCAGCACCGTGGGGCCATGATTCAATAAACGATAGGATTTCGCCAGATCGACTGCGAGCAAACGGGACATAAGCAAACTCGAGAAAGCATGAAGCGGCTATTCTAGCCGGAGACTCGGAGGCCCCGCCGGCGCGAATAAAAAAAAGCCCGGCGCTCGCCGGGCGTACAGATTGCTAATTTCAACAAAGGAGAAGTCATCGAGATGACTATCCAGATATAGGACGCTTTATATTGCGTTGCAAGAAACCCGCAAAGCCTTATCAAAACAGGAACATCGGCCCGCTGCCTAACGGATTGCCCTTCCCTTCCAGGCCGATATACACCTTGCGGCCGTAAAAGAAGGGCAAGCCCCAGTCAAAGTAGCTGCTAAGAAAGCCGCTGGCCGGCCCGCCCACCGCAGGCAGAGCGGAGTAACCTTGCGACAACAGCGTTCCAGCATTGCCCAGATTGAAGCCCACCGCGCTGCTGTTGCCGCCGCCACTCAAGGTGGCGTTGAGATTCACGGTGCCGCCGGGGCAGAACCAGGTGCTGCTGCCCACCACGCAGGTGGCGATCGTGGCATCGGCGAAAAAAAGCCCATTGGAACCACTATCCAGAAAGCTGCTGTAGTTGAGCGATTTATAGCTGGTCGTGATCGCGTCCACGCCATTGCCGTCCAGCGTAGTGGGAAAAGCCTTCGCCGAACCCAAAGCATTGTTGCTCTGCGTGCCCACACCGAAGTACAGCGTTCCGGCGGCGCTGGGCGCGCCGCTGATCGCCACCGCCGGCAATTGCAGCATCACCCCGTTATTGTCGCCGGCGAAGGCCGCCACGGGATTGGACACCTGCAAGGCCGCGGCCGCCGGCGCCTGCTGGCAGGTCAAGGCGGAGGGGCAGGTGTAGTAAAAGCCGTTATTGCTAAAGTTGACGCAGTTGCTGCCGCAATCCTGCTGCCGCAGGCCGACGCCCAGAATGCCGTTGGCCCCCAGGACCGACACGCTGCCCAAATTACTCCCCGTCCCGCTGCACGCGCCCGGGATGAAGCCGTAGGCCGGGTCGCTGATGATCTGGATGGGCAGGGAGGACGCCGTCTTGCCGGCCATTTTGACATCGGCGTAGCGGACGCTGCCCCAGGTGAAGCCGCTGGCGAACTGCATGCACTCCGCCAATTGCCGGCTATTCGACGTCACGCCGGGCAGGCTGCCCAGCGTCGATCCGCTCACGGCGCTGGCCAACAGGCGCAAACCGCTGGAGCCGGTATCCACCAGCACCCGGCTGATCGTCTGGCATTGGCTGCCGCCCGGCGCGCACACCGTCACCGACACATAGGGCATATTGATCTGATAAACATTGGCCACCGGCCCGCTGTCTACCGTCAGCGTCACCGAATTGGCCGTCGATCCACCATTGTCCGGCGGCGCGACGCTGCCAACTCCGCCGCCCCCTCCTCCGCACGCCGTCAACAATAAGGCGCAGCTCAACACCAGCCCAAAGATAGCCTGTTTCATCTCGTCCCCGCCCTGATTATTTGAGTTGATCGATGTCGAGGCCAGCCGGCACCAGCGCGGGCACATAGGCCAGGCCGAAGAAAGCGCGCGCGCGCCCGGCGGAGATCACCGTCAGCCCAGGCCCTCGGCCTTCCAAGCGATTCAGACCGGCCCGATTGGACTGCTGCGAGGAAACATAACTGGGAAAGTAATCGCCAAGCAGCTGCCTCATATCCGGCAGCGACGCGCCCTGCCACGCCACCGCGAACACAACGCCGTCCGTCTGCCGGACGAACTCGCGGATGAGGCGGCCGGCCTCATCCCGGCTCTGCGCCACGGAATAGACCGCGGGCGGCGCGGCCTTCAAAGCCAGCGCTTGCGGAGCAGCGGCCGCGCGGCCCGCCGGCAAGGGCTGCCCCAAGGTGGCCAAGGCAGGACTGGAGAACAGGCTGAAGCTGAGGCAGAGCAGCAAGGCGCGCCTCGTCAGAAAAGACGTCTGCATGAATACCCCTATCGAATGGAAACGACCGCCGCCCCCGGATGCTTTGCCCGGGACTTCTGAATATGCGCGGCGTCGACGCCGCCATCAAAATATAGCACCTCAGCATGAAACGGCTGCCCGATCGAACGGAAGGGAAGAAACGTAGACCATAAAAAAAGGGGGGCGAAAGCCCCCCAGCGTCCTCAAAATTCGACCAGCTGCCCGCCAGTCAAATCCTGGATTTCTCCATCAATACGCCAGCGAATCGTCATGCCGAGTCGTCACCAGCTTGCCCGCGCCCAAGGACAGCATCAGCAGGGCGACGCGTTCATGAACGATCACGGTATGGGTATTGCCGGAAAACTGCATGTAACGCCGCAAGTCCTCGCGCACTTTGCGCGAGCCGGTCACATCGATGATGATGTCGATGCTGCTGCCCTGCTCGGCCAGCTCGATAAAATTATCGGTGACGGAAATGCCGCGCTGCTGGGCCAGCAAAATGCCCGGCGAATCCAGATTCAAGTCCGCCACCCCCACCATCCCGACGAAGGGCGCGTCCAACAGCTGCCGCAACAGCGGCGTTCCGGTTTCACCCGCGCCTATCATGCCTACTTTGATCTGTTCCATGCGGCCACCTGAATATGACTATCAAATAAACACCGCACTGTAACAGCTTTAGCCCAGGTCGCTATTTGAGCCAAATCAAGCGGAGCTGCGGGAAGGCCCCACAATGCAGCAGGCCCGGACATCGCCGGGCCTGCGAGCGTAAAGCCTAGAAGGGGTTCAATGCAGATTTTGCTGCGACAAAAAGCGTAGATAGCCAACGCCCTCCAACCAGAAACCGCCATCGGCCAACGGCGTCGCCTCCTCCAGATCCGCCACGGTCAACACCAACTCCTGACCATCCAGATTGGCCTCCAGCACCACATCGTCGTCATCGGAAAACTCTTCGGAAGCCGTATGGAAATCCGGCTTCACGAACTGATTGTTAACCTGAATATAGTCGGACTCATTCAGCAGACGCAGGATGTTCATGGCGACCTCCTAATGATGCGGTGAGAGACAAGGTCCAACAAGACAGCAAAGGCGGCGCCGGTTCCAAGCGTCGCGAGCGCTCCCCGCAACGGCTCAACGCCTACAACCAGCCTCGCTCGGCAAAGGATTCCGCCCGCGCGCCGGTCACGACGAAGTGATCCAGCAACCTTATATCGACCAACTGCAGCGCAGCTTTTAATGTATTGGTTAGAGAATGATCGGCGGCGGATGGTTCGCACACGCCGGATGGATGGTTATGGGCAATGATCACCCCCGCCGCGTTATTGGCCAGGGCCCGCCGCACCAGTTCGCGCGGATAGACCCGGGTTTCGGTCAGGGTGCCTCGAAACAACTCTTCTACCGCTATCACTCGATTCTGCACGGTCAAAAACACGGCGACGAACACTTCCACGTCCTTGCCTGCAATCGCCAGCCTCAGAAAATCGCGCACCTGCCCCGGATCGCGCAAGGCGTCCGTCAGACTCATATTCTCCGCCAAGGCCCGCTGCGCCAACTCCTTGCAGGCCATCAGCTGCGCGTATTTGGCGGCGCCCAGGCCCCTGCGCGCCCGGAACTCTTCAAAACTGGCGTTGAGCAAGCCGGACAGCGAACCGAAGTCCAGCATCAACTGCCTGGCCATCTCCACCGCGCTCAAGCCTTGCATGCCGGTGCGCAGAAAGATGGCGAGCAATTCGGAGTCCGACAACGCCGCCGCTCCCTGGGCCAACAGCTTTTCACGGGGACGCTCGGCCTCCGGCCAATGGGCGATAGACATCTGCACGCTCCTCCTCTGGCTATAGCACTGTTTTCAAGGTCAGACCAAACGCGATGAGGCATGGCTCACCATATCATCGAAGCAATATGCCCGCCAGCGCGCCCAGTCCGTGGAAATCCGCTAAAATTGGACATTTACCGCCTGTTGCGACAAGTCCATGACAAGCAAGAAAATTCTGCTAGGCATTACCGGCGGCGTCGCCGCCTACAAGGCGGCGGAGTTGACCCGCCTTCTCGTCAAAGCCGGCCACAGCGTGGAAGTGGTGATGACGGAAGCGGCCACGCGCTTCGTGACTCCCGCCACCTTCCAGGCCTTGTCCGGCCATGCGGTGTACACCGATCTGTGGGACGAGCGCCCCAGCAACGCAATGGCCCATATCGACCTGTCGCGCCGCGCCGATGTTTTCCTGATCGCGCCGGCCACCGCCAACACGCTGTTCAAGCTGGCCCACGGCGCCTGCGACGATCTGCTGTCCACGCTGGCCGCCGCCCGCGCCTGTCCGCTGATCGTGGCGCCGGCGATGAACCGGCAGATGTGGGACAATCCGCCCAACCAGCGCAATGTGGCGCAGCTGCGCGCCGACGGCGTCGCCGTCTTCGGACCGGCCAACGGCGCCCAGGCCTGCGGCGAAACCGGCGAGGGCCGCATGCTGGAGCCGGAGGAGATCGCAGAGCTGCTGGAAGGGTTTTTCCGGGCCAAAGTGCTGGCCGGCAAGAAGGTGCTGCTCACCGCCGGCCCCAGTTACGAGGCCATAGACGCCGTGCGCGGCATCACCAATATCAGCTCGGGCAAGATGGGCTACGCGCTGGCGCGCGCCTGCCGCGACGCCGGTGCCGAAGTCACGCTGATCTCCGGCCCCACCGGCATGGAGGCCCCGCTGGGCATGCGCCGCATCGACGCGGCCAGCGCCCGGCAAATGCACGACGCGGTGATGACCGAGGTGGGACGCAGCGATATTTTCATTTCCGTCGCGGCGGTGGCCGATTACCGGGTCAAGAACCCGTCCGTCCACAAGATCAAGAAAGGCGCGGCGCCGCCCAGCCTGGAACTGGAGGAAAACCCGGACATTCTCGCCGCCGTCGCCTCCTTGCCCGCCGCTCCGTTCTGCGTCGGCTTCGCGGCGGAAAGTCAGAACCTGCTGGAGTTCGCCGAAGCCAAACGCCTGCGCAAAAAGCTGCCGCTGCTGGTGGCCAACCTGGCGCAGCAAGCCATGGGCGCCGACGACAATCAGGTGGTGCTGCTGGACCAGAACGGCCCCCACCCCTTGCCCGGCATGCCCAAGCCGGACGTGGCCAAGGCCATTGTCGAACATCTGGCCCAGCTGTTGCCGCACAAGCAATAAGCCATCAACACCGCGGCTGCCCCGCGCAGCCGACAAGAAAGGACTCTCATGAAAAAACCCGTCATCGACGTCAAGATCTTGGATCCGCGTCTGAAGCAGAATCTGCCCAACTACGCGACGCCGGGCTCCGCCGGGCTCGACCTGCGCGCCGCCATCGAGCAGGACATCACCATCGCTCCGGGCGAAACCCAGTTGATCCCCACCGGCATGGCCATCCACATCGCCAACCCCAACCTGGCCGCCATGCTGCTGCCGCGCTCCGGCCTGGGCCACAAGCACGGCATCGTGCTGGGCAATCTGGTGGGCCTGATCGACTCCGACTACCAGGGGCAGTTGTTCGTATCGGTCTGGAACCGCGGACACGAGCCGTTCCGGCTGACGCCGCTGGAACGCATCGCGCAGATGATCATCGTGCCCATCGTCCAGGTGGGCTTCAATATCGTCGACGACTTCGACAGCTCGGAACGCGGCGACGGTGGCTTCGGCAGCACCGGACGCAACTGAGGCCGGCCGCCGCGCGATTGCCTATACTCACACCGTAGCGCAGCCGGCCTCGCACGGCCGGCTTGCGCCGCGCACGCGACCACCGCCCTCAATCGCCGGCAAAGGATGTCCAGGCATGACGCAAGCCCCTCAAGAGGACGACAGCAAGCGGATTCTCGACAATCTGGTCGAACTCACCTCCCAGCGCGAACAGGACATGCTGGAAAGCAGCCTGGCCTCCACCTTGGTCGAGGTGATGCGGGTGGACAAGGTGGAGTTGTTCGCCTGTCGCTGGGTCAACGGCGTGCCCTACACCCGCCGGCGCCTGAGCGCCTCCTCCGTGGACGGCAAGACCCAGATTACGGAAACCGCCAACGACAGTTGGCTGCCGCCGCCCATCTTCCTTTACGACCTGCTCAACTCGCTGGACAGAGACGAGGGCATTTTCCGCATTCCCCACGGCCTATGCCTGCCCTTGCGTTGCATGGGCAGCATCGTGTCCCTGCTGGTCATCCACGTGACGGCGGAGCAAAAGGTCAACAAGGCCATGCTGAAAGCCATGGCCAGGATTCACGAAAACTTCCTGCGCCTGCTGTTCGAGGCGGACCGGGACATGCTCACCGCGCTGAACAATCGCCGTAAATTCGATTTGCGCCTGTTCAACCTGATGGCGGCGCAATTGCAATCCCCCGGCGAAAACCACGCCTGCACCTTGGCGCTGCTGGACGTCGACCATTTCAAGCAGGTCAACGACCAGTTCGGCCACATGGTGGGCGACGAGGTGCTGCTCTTGCTGGCGCAACTGATGCAACAGTCGTTTCGCGAAGACGACAGCTTGTTCCGCTACGGCGGCGAGGAGTTCGCCATCATCTTCCAGGGCTTGCCTCCAAACGAAGCCGCGGTGGCGCTGGAGCGCTTCCGCCAGCGCGTCGAGCAATACTCGTTTCCCCAGGTGGGCCGCCTGACCGTCAGCCTGGGCTTCACCCGCATCCTGCCGCAGCTCTTGCCGGGCCAGCTGGTGGAACAGGCGGACCGAGCGCTGTATTACGCCAAAACGCATGGCCGCAACCTGGTATGCGGTTACGAAGAACTGGTCGCCGGCGGCCAACTGGACAATGCGCAACGCTTTGGCGAGATCGATCTGTTCTAAGCGCCCGTTAAAACAGGCAAGCGGAACCCACTCAAACCATCCAAGCCTTTCGAAGACGGTTTCAGCGCCCTTCGTCCTCCATCCTGCCGACACGCGGCCCATCGTAAACAGATTCCAAATTTTCCCTGCCCCGCGTCCCAAGCAGGCCCTCCGGACGCAAAAAAACCGGCTCCTAAGAGCCGGTTTTCAATTGACGCGATCCCTAGCGGGCGATCAGGCCAGCAGGTGGTTGCTCAGTTCGCGCATGCCGGCCGACAGCATGGCCAGATCCAACACGCTGAACGACTGCAGCTCGGCGAACATCTGCGCGCACACCTCCACTTCGTGATGGCGCTTCTCCATCCACTGCTGCGCAAACGCTTCCGCGCCGGCGGCGTCCTGCAAGGCCTGCCCCGCCAGATTGCGATGCACGCGGTACAGATCGTCGCGCAGTGCGGAGCGCGCCAGCGACTGCCAGCGGTTGTCGCGCGGCAGGCTGGTGATCGCGTCGCGCAGCCAATCCAGCTGCATCGCGTGGCCCAACTGGTAGTAGTTCTTAGCCAGCCGCTCCAGCGGCAATGCGCTGCCTTCGCTGATTTCGATGATGTCCATCAACGGCACGGCAAACTCCAGACGCGCCAGCACCTGCGCCAGCGGCTGCGGCATGCCCGGCTGGCTCAGGCGCGCTTCCAGCGCCTCCACTGCCGGGTAGCTGCCGGAAGCGATCAGCTGAGGCAGTTGCGCCAACAGCGCCTTCACCTTGGCGGCGTACTGCTCGATCACGGCGTTCACCGAGGAGAACGGACGCTTGTTGCGCAGCACCCAACGCGTCACGCGCTCCACCAGCGTGCGCACCAGCACCATCATTTCCACCTGATGATCCGCCGACACCTTGTTGTCCAGCGCTTCGATCTCGCTCCACAGGCGCTCGGCGTCGAACACGCGGCTGGCAATCCACCAGGCGCGGGCGATGTCGCCGGCGGAGAACGGAGACTCTTCCTGCATGCGGAACACGAAGGTGGTGCCCATGCGGTTGATGATCTGGTTGGCCAACTGGTTGGCGATGATCTCCCGCTTCAGCTGATGCTGCTGCATCTGCGCGCCGAAGCGCTGCTGCAACGGTTTCGGGAAGTAATGGGTCAGGATGGACAGGAAGTCCGCGTCGTCCGGCACATCAGTCGCCAGAATCGCCTGATCCAGCGAAATCTTGCTGTAGGACAGCAGCACCGCGATTTCCGGCACGGTCAGACCCTGACGCGCCAGGCGG
It contains:
- the tyrS gene encoding tyrosine--tRNA ligase yields the protein MNHAPLIQDLQARGLIAQTTDAVALEELLSKEQVTLYCGFDPTADSLHLGHLVPVLMLRRFQQAGHRPVALVGGATGMIGDPSFKAAERKLNTPDVIQSWVEKIRGQVEPFLSFEGDNAALMANNYDWFGQMNTLDFLRDIGKHFSVNAMIKKESVQQRLNREDQGISFTEFSYSLLQGYDFSELNRRFGCKLQIGGSDQWGNITAGIDLTRRLQQQQVFGLTVPLVTKSDGTKFGKTESGAIWLDAKKTSPYAFYQFWLGTADADVYKFLRYFTFLSLEEIAALEAADQARDGKPEAQRILGEQMTTMVHGAAALEAAQRITQSLFNNDLSSLTADDFAQLAQDGLPSIQLERDADSLIDALAAGGLAKSKSEARTFIQSGAVSVNGDKADSLEQRFGDAERLFGRYTLLKRGKKNYALVEWR
- a CDS encoding flavin reductase family protein, which codes for MSRLLAVDLAKSYRLLNHGPTVLVSSAAGERSNVMAAAWAMPLDFDPPKVAVVIDKATHTRELIEASGEFVLNLPCRAQAAAVLRAGGADGRQVDKFAHSGLSRIPAQEVAAPRVDGCIAYLECKVISEPLNQQRYDLFIGEVVAAEADAEVFADGHWRFDDEAKRSLHYIAGGAFFAIGEAFEVGK
- a CDS encoding DUF3443 domain-containing protein — translated: MKQAIFGLVLSCALLLTACGGGGGGVGSVAPPDNGGSTANSVTLTVDSGPVANVYQINMPYVSVTVCAPGGSQCQTISRVLVDTGSSGLRLLASAVSGSTLGSLPGVTSNSRQLAECMQFASGFTWGSVRYADVKMAGKTASSLPIQIISDPAYGFIPGACSGTGSNLGSVSVLGANGILGVGLRQQDCGSNCVNFSNNGFYYTCPSALTCQQAPAAAALQVSNPVAAFAGDNNGVMLQLPAVAISGAPSAAGTLYFGVGTQSNNALGSAKAFPTTLDGNGVDAITTSYKSLNYSSFLDSGSNGLFFADATIATCVVGSSTWFCPGGTVNLNATLSGGGNSSAVGFNLGNAGTLLSQGYSALPAVGGPASGFLSSYFDWGLPFFYGRKVYIGLEGKGNPLGSGPMFLF
- a CDS encoding DUF2844 domain-containing protein; this encodes MQTSFLTRRALLLCLSFSLFSSPALATLGQPLPAGRAAAAPQALALKAAPPAVYSVAQSRDEAGRLIREFVRQTDGVVFAVAWQGASLPDMRQLLGDYFPSYVSSQQSNRAGLNRLEGRGPGLTVISAGRARAFFGLAYVPALVPAGLDIDQLK
- a CDS encoding oxidoreductase, whose translation is MEQIKVGMIGAGETGTPLLRQLLDAPFVGMVGVADLNLDSPGILLAQQRGISVTDNFIELAEQGSSIDIIIDVTGSRKVREDLRRYMQFSGNTHTVIVHERVALLMLSLGAGKLVTTRHDDSLAY
- the radC gene encoding RadC family protein, translated to MSIAHWPEAERPREKLLAQGAAALSDSELLAIFLRTGMQGLSAVEMARQLMLDFGSLSGLLNASFEEFRARRGLGAAKYAQLMACKELAQRALAENMSLTDALRDPGQVRDFLRLAIAGKDVEVFVAVFLTVQNRVIAVEELFRGTLTETRVYPRELVRRALANNAAGVIIAHNHPSGVCEPSAADHSLTNTLKAALQLVDIRLLDHFVVTGARAESFAERGWL
- the coaBC gene encoding bifunctional phosphopantothenoylcysteine decarboxylase/phosphopantothenate--cysteine ligase CoaBC — its product is MTSKKILLGITGGVAAYKAAELTRLLVKAGHSVEVVMTEAATRFVTPATFQALSGHAVYTDLWDERPSNAMAHIDLSRRADVFLIAPATANTLFKLAHGACDDLLSTLAAARACPLIVAPAMNRQMWDNPPNQRNVAQLRADGVAVFGPANGAQACGETGEGRMLEPEEIAELLEGFFRAKVLAGKKVLLTAGPSYEAIDAVRGITNISSGKMGYALARACRDAGAEVTLISGPTGMEAPLGMRRIDAASARQMHDAVMTEVGRSDIFISVAAVADYRVKNPSVHKIKKGAAPPSLELEENPDILAAVASLPAAPFCVGFAAESQNLLEFAEAKRLRKKLPLLVANLAQQAMGADDNQVVLLDQNGPHPLPGMPKPDVAKAIVEHLAQLLPHKQ
- the dut gene encoding dUTP diphosphatase, producing MKKPVIDVKILDPRLKQNLPNYATPGSAGLDLRAAIEQDITIAPGETQLIPTGMAIHIANPNLAAMLLPRSGLGHKHGIVLGNLVGLIDSDYQGQLFVSVWNRGHEPFRLTPLERIAQMIIVPIVQVGFNIVDDFDSSERGDGGFGSTGRN
- a CDS encoding GGDEF domain-containing protein codes for the protein MTQAPQEDDSKRILDNLVELTSQREQDMLESSLASTLVEVMRVDKVELFACRWVNGVPYTRRRLSASSVDGKTQITETANDSWLPPPIFLYDLLNSLDRDEGIFRIPHGLCLPLRCMGSIVSLLVIHVTAEQKVNKAMLKAMARIHENFLRLLFEADRDMLTALNNRRKFDLRLFNLMAAQLQSPGENHACTLALLDVDHFKQVNDQFGHMVGDEVLLLLAQLMQQSFREDDSLFRYGGEEFAIIFQGLPPNEAAVALERFRQRVEQYSFPQVGRLTVSLGFTRILPQLLPGQLVEQADRALYYAKTHGRNLVCGYEELVAGGQLDNAQRFGEIDLF